CGTTTCGGTCTGCTCGGAGCTGCTCTCCGTCCGAGTTCGGTTATTCTCGGAATCTATCCACATCTGCTGTTCGGTGGTCGTCGTCCGGTCGGTATCGAACGTCATGTTCATCTCGTAGGTCATTGCGACCATGTCCAGCGACGTCATGCGGTCCGTGAACGTCTCGACGACCGCACTGTCGGTGGGCGACGACCCGTTGGCTGTGTCTGTCGTCGACGACTGCGTTGCTTGTGCGGGCTGTTCGACAGTTGCGGGCTGGCCGGAAATCGCACCCGCCCCGGTGGCAACGCTCGAGAAAACGAGCAGCGATCCGAGGGTGACTGCGATCAGGGCAGCACGGAGTGAATCGGGAGCCATTGCGTCCCTTTCTCGAGTCCGTGATCGCATAAACGGGATCAGCGACATTCCGGTTCGGAACGCTCCACCCAAAATATAAGTGTACACCTATATTTGGCTAAAATTAGGGAGTTGCTGTGCAGTCAGGAGATTCGTCGGCAATCCAGATCGGTGGGAGCGGTGGCGTCATCGCGTTCGATGGCAGCGCGCACACGTGATATGCTCGCCGCCGACGCTGACGAGTGTTCGCGTTCGGCGATTGCAAGCGTAATGGTACCCTCGAGTCAGGAGAACTGATCGGACCCGTCGCTCGTACTCAATCGATTTCGTAGCGATGCCAAGCGATAGTCATCGAGTATGCGAACCGTCCGATGAACCTTGGACGGGACGGCTACGCCGATTCGACGCGGATCTCGCCGTCCGCAGTGACTGTTACCAGACAGTCGCTGTACTCGAACGTCACCGATCCACTGGACCGGAGTCCATCCGCTCGCGGTTCGAACAGCCGCTCGAGCGCGTCGGCGTTGATCGAGTAATGGAGTGGTTCGAGCTTGGTGACGGCTTCGTTCTGGAACGTTGCGACGGCGTCCGCCACGGCAACGCTCAGCGGTTCGTCGTCGAGTCGATCATACTGCACGGCATAGTGATCCCCTATCGAAGTAGATGGCGATCGTGAACTCATCTCTGTCATTTATTGTACGTACCCCCAGTACGTCCGTGGGAAGCTATCCCTCTGTTCACGAGTCCTTGCAAAGAGCCTGACCGTTAACTGTGTAATGGTCTTCGGAAGGGGTGGTTAATCAGTTAACGTCCGTGGCAGCCGCCCCCTCGAACAGCGCCGCAAAGAGCTTCCGTTCGGCGGACCGGACGTGTTTGTGAAAGGCGGGCGAGGAAATATCGAGCGATGACGCGATTTCCTCGCCGTTGGCCTGTCGCGGCCACTCGAAGAACCCGCCGTGGTACGCCGTCTGGACGACTTCGCGCTGTCGATCAGTGAACCGCTCGAGCAAGGCATTGCGCGCGGGGCCGCCGAGCGTCGACGGGTTCTCCGTGGACTGTTCGCGTCGGGCGACCATCGACACTGCTGGACCGCTCCGGGTGATTTCGGAGAGAACGTCACGGATCTCGGCGGTCTCCGGAACGTCGATGATGGCACGACCCCTGACGGGTCCGCGGCGAACGCTCGCAACCGCGCCCCGTGCGTATCGACGATCGACCCGAGGAACGGATCGGTCAGTTGCACCTGGAGGAGCGTCTCGTCCTCGTGGTCGGCGATCGTCGACATCCCGGAGATACCGTCGACCGCAGCGCGATCGATACCTACTGCGGGATCGTCTGTGAGTGCGTCGACGGCGACGAATACGATCTGTGACCCGTCTTCCCGCCTCGTTGCGCCCTCATACCTAACGGATCGGTCGAGCACGTCTGCGAGCCGACAGAGGGTCTCGTCGGCCGCAACCTCGAGTTCGACTTCGGTGTAGTCGTCACCCACGAGTGCGTTCTTCCGCTTGACGGCATCGATCGCATAGGCGATCGTTTCGCCGAGTTCCGCCAACATCGATCGAAGCGTCTCGTCGAACGCGTCCCGGTCCTCGCCGTAGATCGACAGGACACCGTAGAGGAACCCGTCGTAGACGAGCGGGACTGCGTACGCGGACTGGAAGTTTCGCGACAGCGCATCGCCTCGCCACTCGCCGTCGTGGACCGACGCGGCGACGTTGTCGACGGAGACCGGTTCTCGCGACCGAGCCGCCCGTCCCGTCGGTTCGGCGGCTGACTCGTCGACCGTCGTCACCGTCACTGCGTCGAGATAGCCCCGATCGGACCCGGCATGAGACCGCGACTCGAGTTCGTTCCCGCTCGGGTCCGGTTCGCCGATCCAGGCCAGCGAACACGACTCGAGGTCGGCGAGGCGCTCGGGAACGCCGCGTTCGATCTCGGCTCGGGAGTCGGCCAAGAGGAGTAGCTGTTCGATGTCCTGGCGCACCTCGTTGGCGTCGTTGAGCCGCTCGAGATGGCGGTTCTGTCGTTGGAGTTCGCGCTCGCGGTCGTGGAGTCTACGGGTCCGGCCGATTCGATCGAGCGCGGCTTCCGCCGCTGTCGCGAACAGCTGGGCGAGTTCGATGGTGTCCTCGTGATACTCGCCCGAAGCGGTCGAGAGGGCGACCAGTACCCCGTGTTCGCCCAGCGGAACGTAGAGACCGCTCCGAGCGGCCGTCGCCTCATCGTAGACGTTGGCTTTGTCACTGATATCATCGTAGACGGCGGATTCGCCGGTAACGAAGGCCTCCCAGGCGATGCTTCCGTTGGGCTGGAGCCGCGAGGGCGGACCGAGCGCCGACTCGAGGGCCGGCGAACACGCCGCCGAGACGAGTTCGTTGTGCTGGTCGTCGAACCGGTAGACAACGCTGTCGAGATCCAGCACGTCGGTCGCGACGTCGACGATGTACTCGCAGGCGTCCCCTTTCGAGTCGACGGTCAGCAGATGACTGGTCGCCTCGTGTAACGCGTTGAGCGCCTCCTGGTACTGGACCCGTTCGGTGACGTCGTTCGCGACGCCGATTACTCGATCGACGGCTCCGTCCTCATCCGTGATCGGCCGATACCATGCCTCGAAGACCCGGTCCCCGAGCGGTCGCTGCGAGTGGACTGTCTCCCCCTCGAGTGCTCTCCGCACGTCGGCACAGGCGTCCGGGTACTCCTCGAGCAGGTCGACGAACGACTGACCGACAACGTCCGTCGAGTCGAAGCCGAGATTTGTGAGCCCGCGTCCCTCCGAGAGCGTGAAGGTTCCCTCGTCGTCGAGGACGAACAGGACGACCGGGACGTTCTCGACTAACGTCTGCAGGCGTTCCGTCCGTTCGGTCAAGTCCCGCTCGCGTTTGACGCGCTCGGTCACGTCCTGCCAGTAGATGGAGATGCCCGACGGCGACGGGTAGATACGGGCCTCGATCCAGGCGTCATAGCGATCCAGATAGCCCTCGAACGTTCGGGGCTCCTGTTGCTCCATCGCCTCGATTGCCTCGCGCTGGAACACCGTTCCCTCCATTTCCGGGAACGCATCGAGGATTCGTCGGCCGAGCAGATCGGACCGGGTGAAATCGAGTTGCTCGATCGCGCGGTCGTTGACGTAGGTAAAGCGCCAGTCCGCGTCGAGGGCGTAGAACGCGTCGGTGACCCGTTTGAACGACTCGTTCAACTCTTGTTCGATGCGGTGGTGCTCGGTGATATCCCGAATCGACGCGATGACGCCATCGATGATCCCGTCCTCGAGTCGGTTCGTTAGAACGGCCTCGTGGACGTACCAGTAGCCATCGGAATGTCGACACGTGTACTCGATGGTCCGCGTCGTTCCGCAGTCGGCCTCACAGAGGGCGTCGAACTCGTCGCCCACTGCCTGACTGTCGTCGGGATGGACGTACTCGAGTATGTCGTTCCCGCAGAGATCGTCCGGATTGAATCCTCCAACGCGCTCGACTGCCGGACTGATGTACGTGATCTCACCGTCGGCGTCGACGACGAGCAGGAGATCCGACGAGTGTTCGATCAGTGTCTGGTACCACTCCGTCTGCTGGGTCGTCGATTGCTGCATCACGGCGAACTCGACCGCCCGCTGGAGCCGCTGAGCCAGGAGCCGCGGCTCCTGAATCGTCGTCTTGGCGATCACTTCGGGATCGCCGCGGAGGTCGTCGATCGACTCGTTTCGGGCCGGATCGACGGCGTAGACGACGGGATACGTCTCGTCGACGATGCCGAGAACGTCCCGGTCGTCAGTCAGGACGCAATCGGCCCCGTCGAGTCGTTCGTCGGTGAGGTCGGACACAGTCGAGACCGAGTCGGTCACGAAAACTGATTCGTCGGCGAGCCCCGCCGTTGCCGTCCGTATCCACTCGGACGAACCGATGGCGAGGGCGTGTACCGGGGTCGTCTCGGCGTCCTCGAGACCGCGAGCCATACTGCTGCGTGGGCGGGAACGGGTAAAAAGTTCGCGTCGGTTTCAGTTGCAGTGATCGAAACAACCGTCTCCCGCACCGAACCGGCGGGGGCCGCGCTGCGGCGCGGTCCGGCTTACTCGAGGGTGAGTGGCGCGTGTTCGACCCGGTAGCCGTCGTCGATTTCATCAACGGCGCTCACCTCGCGCAGTCGGATGCCGCGTTCCATCTTGGTGATGACCGGCGTTTCGTAGTAGTCGGCCTCGTATTCGAACCCTTTCCCCTCGTCGCGCCGGCTCTCGACGAACTCTCGGTGGCGCTCGAGGCGCGCCTGCCCGATCGAGCGCGACAGCGCCGGGACCTCGTCGACGCCGTCGTCGAATACCTCGAGGAAGGCGTCCTCGAGTTCGGACCCGACCGAGTGCCGACCGGCGGACATCGCCGCCAGCGTCGTTGTCCCCGTTCCCCAGAACGGGTCGAGGACAGTGTCGCCGTAGGCCGAGTACATACAGATTAGGCGATAGGGAATCTCGAGCGGGTAGGCCGCCGACCGCTCGCGGAGTTCGTCGTCGGCCGGCTCGTCGATCGCCTGTAACTCGCCGGTCACGTCGGTCCAGATGTCGGTAAACCAGCGATTGCGCTCCTCCCAAAAGTAGGCGGCCTCGTAGCGCCGATCCGCTCGGGGCTCGAATCCGCGGCTCTCAGCTCCTTTCCGGAACACCAGAATGTACTCGTGCTCCAGCGTGACGTAGGCGTTGGGCGGGATCATCCCGCTGCCCATGAACTTGGCCGCGCTGTTAGCTGGCTTGCGCCAGAGCACGTCCGGCAGCGGTTCGAACCCTCGCTCTTCGAAGGACTCGAGCACGCGGGCGTGGTTGGGGTAGACCCGGAAGCTCCCGTCGACCGACCGGGTCGCGTCGCCGACGTTGATACAGGCGATACCGCCGTCGACTAGGACGCGCTCGAGCTCGTCCCAGACGCGCTCGAGCTGGGCGTGCATCGCCTCGAAGGCGTCGTAGCCGTCCCCGGCCGCCAGTGCGTCGCCGATGGCGGGATCGAGCTCCGTAAAGAGGTCATCCCACATTTCGATCATCGGATACGGCGGGGACGTGACGACGAGTTCGACGGACTCGTCGTCGACCGCCGAGAGATCGCGAGAGTCACCGACGAACACGCGATGGGTCGTCTCCATTGGCACACACTGTCGGCGTGGCTCCCTTAGCTTCTTCGTCAAGGCGGCGACTCAAGGCCACCGATAGCGAGAGCAAATAGTAGTGGCTGATCACGTCGTGGAGCACCTCGAGCAGACGCAAAAAACGGCGCAAATCGGTCAAATCAATTTCAATCGTAGCGATGGACGAAGATGGGATCCTATTCCTCGGTTTCCTCGTCCGTCTCCTCGGTCTCGGCCTCCTCCATCTCCTCCTCGGGTTCGCTTTCCTCATCGCTCTCCCCGCTCGTCGCCGGTTCGAACTCCTCGATCGGTTCCCACTCCTCTTCCTCGCCGGATGAGAGGCGACGTCGGAGGACCACGGCCCCCACAACGGCACCAACTACCAGAAGGAGTTTCGGCAGTCGCGAACTGGACCCGTCTTCGGTAGCCTCGGATTCACTGGTCATTTCAGGTGTCGTTTCGGTTGTTTCATCCGCAGCTTCCATTACATCTTCGATGATCTCCGGCTCCTCTAAGTCCTCGATCGGTGACTCCTCGAGTTCCGGTGACTGTCGTCCCACTAAAAAGCCGATGACCGCGCCGAGGCCGAACAGTGCCCCCGCGAGTGGGAACCGACCGCCGGAGCGAGGGCCACCCGACTCCTCGACGGCCTCAAGGATCGAATCGCGCATCGGTGACTCCATCCCTCTATTGACTGCTTCCTTGACGATGAGCTCGGACAACGTTTTGTCTTGTTGTTCCATCTCGGGCATAATTCGCCCCGACCACACCACCGTACATAGTTCTATTCACTGTTTCCGATAGCGACCCGTCTTCGTCATGGATTATTCAGAAATTAATCACCATCACACGACATATAACTACTGTCTACTTCGCAGCCGACCGCTCGTCTGCGAGCGGCCAGCGATTCCGTCCGAGAATCCGACTCGAGGTGAGGTCCGTCAACATGTCACACAGGACGGGGTACGATCGTGGAGGATTTCAACCGGAGCCTGATCTCAGAGCGACTGATTTCGACCCCTGAATTCGCGGCTTCATCGCAGACGCGCGACGACCATCGCGATCAACAGTCCATGTCGATGGCCGTCCATCCCTGTCGAGACGTATGGCGATCGATAAATAGGGATCTTCCCGTGGTATAAGAACATATCGGTGCGCTGATCGCGGCTCGATCGGGAGAACGCCTTCCATAACGAAAGGGATCCGAGCGAAAGGAGTCAGGATATGAGTGTCATCCGCCAACCGGAGGTGCTCGGCCGAACGACGCGACGACGCGTCGTCGGCATCACCGCCGCGCTCTCGGCCGCGGCCGTCGAGACGGTCGGCGTCGGGCTCTGGTTCGGCCTCGTCGTCAGCTCGCGGACGACATCGACCGCGCTCGCGGGACTCGGGGTTCTCTTCTGTGGATCGCTACTCAGAGCGGGGGTCTTCAGTGCGACGGTCAGCGACCTTGGCGACCTCTTGGAGCCCCACCGACTCGGTGCGGCGATCGTGCTGACGACTGGTTGGGTCGTCTGGCTGCTCGTCGCCGAACTGATCGGCGGGAGCGTCGGTGTCGCCGTCGGAACGACCGTGCTCGCTGGCGTCCTCACGGTACAGTTCATCCTCGAGCGATACGTGTTCAGACTGCCGGCGAACCGCGGAGTGACGTACACCCCGGTGGTTCCCGGATTGTTGCTGGCCGCTGGTGCATCGGCCCTACTCGCGACGGCCTGGTTTACTGACTGGGGGGTCTCGTCACCGCCGCTCTCGCTCGGCTTCACGACGGTCGTCGTCCAGCTCATCGCCCTGCATGTCGGCGTCCTCGTCTTCGGGCTCTTCGCCTTTCTCGCCCACCAGCGCCGATTCCAGCGGATTCTCGGTTCCTGACGCGTCACGTAGACGGGACTGTCACTTCCCCTGTGCACCCACGTTCTGGTCGCTCTCGAAGGAGTCTGGATCCGGTTCGATCGTCGCGTACTGGACCGCACGCCGGCCCAGCGTTCGCACCCGTTTCTCGAGCTTCGGATCGGCGAACTCGCCGTCCTCGAAGGCGGCGCTCGCGTTCGGAATCGCCGCCTCGTGGGGGATCACCCACGCGTTCAGCGCCCGACAGACCGAACGCATGTGCTCGAGCGTCGTCACGGGGAAGGCCCCGCCAGAGACTGCGAGCAGTCCGACGGTCTTGTCCGCGAACTCGTCGAACCCGCAGTAGTCGATCGCGGTCTTGAGCGGCGAGGCGTAGGAGCCGTGGTACATCGGCGAGCCGAGGATGATCGTGTCGGCCGCACGGACGCGCTCGGCCAGCAACTCGGCGTCGCCCGCGTCTTCGCGGTCGCGGTCCGCGTCGAAGATCGGTAACTCGTACTTGCGGAGATCGAGTAGTTCGGTGGTCGCGCCGGCCCGCTCGGCGGCGGCGAGGACGCCCTCGAGTGCGGTCCGCGTGTGACTCTCCGCACGGAGGCTGCCACAGAGTGCGGCCACGTGGACATCGCTGTCAGTCATGGCCGTCCCGATGACCGGCAGCGGGAAAAGCCGCCCGAAAGGACAGATGTTGATACGAGCGTGACCAGTCGCAGTGGGCCGTTTCAGTCGTGCGATCCGACGGCCCTTCTCCCGAGAATTCGAACGGGTTGCCGCGCAGTCGATCCGCTCCGTCTGCTCGAGGAGGCGTTCCCGCGCGTACTGACAACCTCGCGGGCCTCGCGGTCGTCGACCTTGATGACGGTGCCGTTCACGCTCCTGATCGGCGCTGGCGTCGGGCTGGCCACTCTCGTGGTCGAGTACGGACTCGTCACGGTTAGCGTCCTTTTCGTCTTCTAGGCGCTCTCGGCAGACGGCCGCGCGCACCGAGAGCCGACGCGAATCGCTACGCGATGACGAGGATACGAAACCGAAATACTGCGAAAGGGAGCGTGCGTTACGCGGCGGATGTGTTCGCGTTCGACGTCTTGACGGTGCCGTAGACGCCGGCGAGCGAGAGGACCGCGATGAGTGCGCCGGCGACGCCGTTGAGACCGAGCACCAGTGTCCGGTCAACGCCGAACGCGACCGTCGGCGAGATCGCGATCCAGATACCGAGCACCGCGAGGATTGCCGCGAGGACGATACTCGGCGACCGCTGCTCACCGGTTCGATATGCGTGGACCGACGCAAGGAGCGCGGTCACTGCACCGACGAGGACGTTGTTGATGCCCATCGTTCCCGTGATCGTGAAGACGACCGTCGATACCATGACGAACGTGCCGAGTACCGCCGACAGTCCGGCCGTTCGTTCGACTAACACCGACGAGCTGTCCGCAGGTCGTGTCCGGCTCATGCTTGGAGCGTAGTGAGCGCCACCTATTTGAGGCCGTCGATAGTATCCCACATCTGGTAACTTCACTGGCCTCGAGAGACGCGTCGATCGGGCCCGGACTCGACGCCAAACCGGTCGACCCGGCCCTCGTCGGAGAGTGCGATTCCCGCGAGCGTCGGGAGGTTTATGCGATTGAGGAAACATTGCCCGTTCCATGAGTGACCGGGGTGCAGTGACTGGAGCGACCGTTCTCGAGGGCGACGACGAAGCGGCGACGCTCCAGCGGTATCGAACGCTCACCGACCTCCTCGACGACGGCCTCTACCAGCTCGATACCGACGGCCGTGTTGTCGCGATCAACGACAGCCTGCTCGAGCGACTGGAGTACGCTCGCGGCGATCTGCTCGGCGAACACGCGTCGATACTCGTCGATGGCGACGGTGACGAGTTTCGCGATGCGCTCCGTGACTGTCGCGAGGCCGACGGCGTCACGACCCTCGAGACGACAGTTCAAACGGCGACCGGCGGACGGCTCGCGTGTGAGTTGCGACTAGAGTCGTTCATCGTCGACGGTGAGCGCCGCGGCGTCCTCGGTCTCGCCCGCGACATCACCGAACGGACGGAGCGCGAACGGAAACTCGATCGATACGAACGGATCGTCGAGAACCTTCCCGTCGGGGTCTACCGAAACACGCCCGGTCCGGACGGCGAGTTCGTCGAGAGCAACGGCGCCTTGGCCGAGATATTCGACGCTGACTCCCCCGACGAGTTAGGAACGCACGCCGTCAGCGATCTGTATCCGGAGCCGTCCCAGCGACGGGAACTCAGTCAGCAACTCTCCCGGAACAGGATCGTTCGAGACGTCGAACTGAAACAGGAGACACTCGACGGCGAGTCGATCTGGGTCTCCGTGACCGCGATCCGAACTGAGG
This genomic stretch from Natrinema sp. SYSU A 869 harbors:
- a CDS encoding HalOD1 output domain-containing protein, whose translation is MTEMSSRSPSTSIGDHYAVQYDRLDDEPLSVAVADAVATFQNEAVTKLEPLHYSINADALERLFEPRADGLRSSGSVTFEYSDCLVTVTADGEIRVESA
- a CDS encoding site-specific DNA-methyltransferase, which encodes METTHRVFVGDSRDLSAVDDESVELVVTSPPYPMIEMWDDLFTELDPAIGDALAAGDGYDAFEAMHAQLERVWDELERVLVDGGIACINVGDATRSVDGSFRVYPNHARVLESFEERGFEPLPDVLWRKPANSAAKFMGSGMIPPNAYVTLEHEYILVFRKGAESRGFEPRADRRYEAAYFWEERNRWFTDIWTDVTGELQAIDEPADDELRERSAAYPLEIPYRLICMYSAYGDTVLDPFWGTGTTTLAAMSAGRHSVGSELEDAFLEVFDDGVDEVPALSRSIGQARLERHREFVESRRDEGKGFEYEADYYETPVITKMERGIRLREVSAVDEIDDGYRVEHAPLTLE
- a CDS encoding NAD(P)H-dependent oxidoreductase, giving the protein MTDSDVHVAALCGSLRAESHTRTALEGVLAAAERAGATTELLDLRKYELPIFDADRDREDAGDAELLAERVRAADTIILGSPMYHGSYASPLKTAIDYCGFDEFADKTVGLLAVSGGAFPVTTLEHMRSVCRALNAWVIPHEAAIPNASAAFEDGEFADPKLEKRVRTLGRRAVQYATIEPDPDSFESDQNVGAQGK